GCCGCCACCGCGTGATCGTCGAGTCCCATGTAGTCGATCGCGACGCCGAAGAAGCCCGCCGTGCCGAATGTGATGTAGCCGGCATGCTGCTCTTCGAGCGCACGACGGATCGACTCTTCGCGCTCGTCGATGCAGAACACGAACTGTCCCCGCGGCCGCTCGCCGCTAGGCGCATCGTCCGGAAGGGCGCGTCGCGCGGCGACCGCGTCAAGAATCACCGTGCGATAGGACCGCTCGTACGCCTCCTGAAAGATCTGGCGGCGCGCGATGTCGGTGCAGGCCACACACTCCGACCAGAGCGTCGAGAGGGACTGGTCGGTGAGCGCGTGCACAGCCGATGCATCGAGGCCCGCCGTGCCGGCAAGCGTACAGAGCAACGAAGCATCGAGGACGGCATCGCGCGCCGGTAACGGCGGGGAAAGCCGCCGCAACGCCGACCACGCGTGCGGGAGACCTGCGGCCTTGCACACCCGCGCGATGGCCCGATGCTCGAGCAGCAGTCGTACCGCGAGAAACTCCTCGAGCGACACGGCGGCGTCATCGGTGTGTTCTTCCGGATGGCGCTGCAGGCGTGCAAACATGCCGGTCCAGCCGGGAAGTGCGACGGCTGTGGCCAGCAAAAACGGCTCAACGGCATCGCCATCGACGCCGAGCTGCGTGAGCAGGCGGCGAATCACCGATGCCGGCGACTCGTTGCTGCTGAACACCGTACGCATGTCGTCGTCGACACCGCGACAGGCCCGCGGCGGTGACGCGCCGTCGGCGTAGCCCGCTGAGACCGCGCGGAGAAATCCCTTCTCGCGATTCGGCGCGCTGACCTGCGCCTGTCCCTGATCGAGAAAGCCCGACGACAGTCGAATCAGTTCGCCGTGTACGGCCACGTCAGTGTCGGAATGGCCGAGCGCCATCAGGATGTCCCGATGGCGCTCGCGTTTCCGTGTATCTGTCGGTGTGAGACGCGGTCCGCGCGACACGCGTTCGATGCACGCCGCCCAGAGAGCCGGGTCGCGACTCGGCGCGGCCGTGCCCGACCGCAGGAGGTACGCGAGCGCCGGCGCGTCGTCGCTGTCGGCGTCGGTGAGTGAGAGCTGTGTCCACAGCTCGTCGCGCGACAGTCCAGGCAACACGGTGTCGTGCGCGCGTGCGCCCAGTGCACGGCCGATTTCGTGGCGCACATCCGACTCTGCCACGCGTCCCACGGCGAGCGCGGCGCGGAACTCGCGCAGGCTCAAGTACGGTCGCGCGCCGAGTACTTCGGCCCCCGCCTGCACTCCTTCGTGGAACGGGAGATGCTGAAAGGCGTGCAGCGTGTTGTGGTGAATGAAGACCCCGATCGGTCCCTGATCGGGGAGTATACCGTGAGCCGCGGCAAGAGCGCGCGAAACTGGATCGGCCTCGTGTGCGTCGGCAGAGCCGTGATGCGCCGAGGCCGACATGATCAGTGACCGCCGCCGGCGGAGGTGTTCGAGAGATCGATGCCGCGTACCGTCACCGTGATATTGCGATGGTGCGCGTCTTCGATGAAGGTGGCGAGCACTTCCTTCACGTCATGGTCGATATACTCGCCGGAGCCGTCGATGACGACCGATTCCCCGTCGTCCACTTCGTCGAGCGTGGTTACGATGCCCGGCTTCGACACGAAGGTGCCGTCTCGACGGAAACGCAGCTGCCAGACGCCCGCGTCGTCCTTCTCGGCGACCACCGCGCGCTTCGAGTTCTCGTACAGTACGAAGGCGATGCCGACGAAGATGCCGAGGATCACACCCTTGAGCAGGTCGAGCGCGAGAACCGCCGCGATGGTGAGCGCGAACGGCAACAGCTGTGTCATGCCCAGCTTCACCTGGGTGGTGAAGAGCGCCGGCTTGCAGAGGTTCAGGCCGACCTGAATCAGCACGGCCGCCAGGCAGGCCAGCGGAATGCGATTCAGCAACGGACCGGCGAAGAGCACGGCACCAAGCAGCAGGAGACCGTGCACCAGCGCGGAGAACCGCTCGCGTCCTCCAGCCGCCACGTTGGCGCCGCTCCGCACGATCACGGCCGTCACGGGCAAACCACCCAGGAAGCCAGACACCGCGTTGGCAGCGCCCTGAGCCAGCAGCTCGCGATCGGGCGGGCTGTGACGCTTGAGCGGATCAAGGCGATCGATGGCCTGCAGCGACAGCAGTGTTTCGATACTGGCGACCACGGCGATCGTGGCACCGGCGATCCACGCGGTCGGATTCATGAACGCGGCCCACTCCGGTCGCGGCAGTGCGCTGTAGAGCGCCCCGACGCCGCCCAATGGGACATTCACGAAATGACGCGCATCGAGCGCGAAGGTGGGTGAGCCGGCGAATGCCACCGCCAGACCACTGGCCACGAGCACGACGACCAGTGCCGGCGAAATCAGCTTGAGCTTCGCGAGCGGCGTGTGCTTCCATCCATACAGAATGGCCAGCGAGACAAGCGCAATCGTGACCGGGCCCAAGTGGTACTGCGTCAGCATCGTCGACAGCCCACCAGCGGAGCCGACCGCAACGGGCAACTGCTTGAGAATGATCGTGATGCCGATCGCGGCGAGCATGCCCTTGATGACCGACGAAGGCACCAGCGCCGCGAAGCGCCCGGCGCGTATCACCCCCAACAGAACCTG
Above is a genomic segment from Gemmatimonas sp. containing:
- a CDS encoding SulP family inorganic anion transporter, producing MFGHVKEDSVAGFVVFLVAVPLCLGIAIACGVPPISGLIAGIVGGLVVPWISRSALSVTGPAAGLTSIVLVEVQNLGGVNPFLTAVMIAGALQVLLGVIRAGRFAALVPSSVIKGMLAAIGITIILKQLPVAVGSAGGLSTMLTQYHLGPVTIALVSLAILYGWKHTPLAKLKLISPALVVVLVASGLAVAFAGSPTFALDARHFVNVPLGGVGALYSALPRPEWAAFMNPTAWIAGATIAVVASIETLLSLQAIDRLDPLKRHSPPDRELLAQGAANAVSGFLGGLPVTAVIVRSGANVAAGGRERFSALVHGLLLLGAVLFAGPLLNRIPLACLAAVLIQVGLNLCKPALFTTQVKLGMTQLLPFALTIAAVLALDLLKGVILGIFVGIAFVLYENSKRAVVAEKDDAGVWQLRFRRDGTFVSKPGIVTTLDEVDDGESVVIDGSGEYIDHDVKEVLATFIEDAHHRNITVTVRGIDLSNTSAGGGH